From a region of the uncultured Draconibacterium sp. genome:
- the rpoN gene encoding RNA polymerase factor sigma-54: MEQKLSLQQKLLQKLSPQQIQVIKLLEIPTMQLEQRIKKELEENPVLELESDNPSSADEQLDDSRDNNSDVDNEEFSMDDYYEDEEIPTYKLNINNYSKDDKYIDVPFSVGTSFHESLNEQLGLADLDDEEQQLAEYIIGNIDDDGYLRRDLMAISDDLAFNMNLDVPEEKLEKILLVIQEFDPPGIAARDLRECLLLQLDRKEGKEFNLAKNIVKDYFAEFTKKHYDKIKTKLELSDEELKKGIDEVLKLNPKPGSSYSNPLNKSNQHIVPDFMLELVDGELSLSLNQRNVPELKINDTYSEMLRTMSQNQKAQKTDKEAVSFVKQKLDSAKWFIDAIHQRQTTLLLTMSEIISFQKEYFQEGDETKLRPMILKDIAERTGLDISTISRVSNSKYIQTHFGIYPLKYFFSEGLAKDDGEEVSTREIKKILQECIEGEDKRKPLTDEKLAKILKEKSYNIARRTVAKYREQLGISVARLRKEL, translated from the coding sequence ATGGAGCAAAAACTATCATTACAACAGAAGCTGCTCCAAAAGTTATCACCTCAGCAAATTCAGGTGATCAAACTTTTGGAAATCCCAACTATGCAACTCGAGCAGCGGATCAAAAAGGAGCTGGAAGAAAATCCGGTTTTGGAATTGGAATCGGATAATCCCTCGTCGGCTGACGAACAACTGGATGACAGCCGTGATAATAATTCGGACGTTGACAACGAAGAGTTTTCAATGGACGATTATTACGAGGACGAGGAAATTCCAACCTACAAGTTAAACATAAATAATTATTCCAAAGACGATAAATACATCGATGTTCCGTTTTCGGTAGGTACAAGTTTTCACGAGTCTTTGAATGAACAACTGGGGTTGGCCGATTTGGATGATGAGGAGCAGCAACTGGCCGAATATATTATCGGAAACATTGATGATGACGGATACCTCCGCCGCGATTTAATGGCTATCAGCGACGATTTGGCCTTTAATATGAACCTCGATGTTCCGGAGGAAAAACTGGAGAAGATTTTATTGGTTATTCAGGAGTTTGATCCTCCCGGAATAGCAGCCCGCGATTTACGCGAATGTTTATTGTTACAGCTCGACCGGAAAGAGGGCAAGGAATTTAATTTGGCAAAAAACATTGTAAAAGACTATTTCGCAGAGTTTACAAAAAAGCACTACGATAAAATCAAAACAAAACTGGAGCTTTCGGATGAGGAATTAAAAAAAGGTATCGACGAGGTACTTAAGTTAAATCCAAAACCAGGCAGCTCTTACAGTAATCCTTTAAATAAATCGAATCAGCATATTGTTCCCGATTTTATGCTGGAGTTGGTTGACGGGGAGTTAAGCCTTTCGTTGAATCAACGAAATGTTCCGGAGCTAAAAATCAACGACACCTATTCCGAGATGCTTAGAACCATGAGCCAAAACCAGAAAGCACAAAAAACCGACAAAGAAGCGGTAAGTTTTGTGAAACAAAAGCTGGATTCGGCAAAATGGTTTATCGATGCGATACATCAGCGACAAACAACTTTGTTGCTTACCATGTCGGAAATCATCAGCTTTCAGAAAGAGTATTTTCAGGAAGGCGACGAAACTAAACTTCGCCCGATGATTTTAAAAGATATTGCCGAGAGAACGGGGCTCGATATTTCAACCATATCGAGGGTTTCGAACAGTAAATACATTCAAACGCATTTTGGAATTTACCCACTGAAATATTTCTTTTCCGAAGGTTTGGCAAAAGACGACGGCGAAGAGGTATCAACACGCGAGATCAAAAAAATTCTGCAGGAATGTATTGAAGGCGAGGATAAACGCAAGCCTTTAACCGATGAGAAACTGGCGAAGATCCTCAAAGAAAAATCGTATAATATTGCGCGAAGAACTGTTGCAAAATACCGCGAGCAGCTGGGTATATCGGTAGCTCGTTTACGAAAAGAGTTATAA
- a CDS encoding alanine racemase — MTKLAYEKPVISKITAGVPTKFGLPTKQKIIPEIDGIPVEKIMEEYGSPVFVLSEETIRNTITEAKQAFETRYPKVQFAWSYKTNYLDAVCSIFHDEGAWAEVVSAFEFEKALSLGVNGSNILFNGPEKSEEDLKLAIEHNACIHIDHFDELYLLIKVTRELNKKARVAIRINLDAGIYPIWDRFGFNYENGEAWNAINRIMLAESLDLIGLHTHIGTYIMSANAYAVAATKLANLYMATHRKFDHWLKYIDLGGGFASKNTLKGAYMPGSETCPSFDEYAEAISNALISSEIPHENLPVLFLETGRAMIDDAGYLLTTVLANKRSTQGRRTMVIDAGVNLLFTSFWYNLGVYPTRQLSNHLEESTIYGPLCMNIDVIRDAINFPQVKTGEKLVIERVGAYNMTQWMQFITYRPNVVMIDLDGKMHIVRKKETLESLQSFEQNPKR; from the coding sequence ATGACAAAATTAGCATACGAGAAACCTGTAATCAGTAAAATTACAGCGGGTGTACCCACTAAATTCGGATTGCCTACAAAGCAAAAGATCATCCCGGAAATCGACGGGATTCCGGTTGAGAAGATCATGGAAGAATACGGTTCTCCTGTATTCGTTCTTTCAGAAGAAACAATACGTAATACCATCACTGAAGCCAAACAAGCTTTTGAAACCCGTTATCCAAAAGTTCAGTTTGCGTGGTCGTATAAAACCAATTACCTCGATGCCGTTTGCAGCATTTTCCACGACGAAGGTGCGTGGGCTGAGGTGGTTTCCGCGTTCGAATTTGAGAAAGCTCTTTCTCTGGGTGTGAACGGGTCGAATATCCTATTTAACGGCCCCGAAAAATCAGAAGAAGATTTGAAACTGGCCATCGAGCACAATGCCTGCATCCATATCGATCATTTTGATGAGCTGTATTTGCTGATAAAAGTTACCCGCGAACTGAACAAAAAAGCACGTGTAGCCATTCGCATCAACCTCGATGCAGGAATTTACCCCATTTGGGACCGCTTTGGATTTAACTACGAAAACGGAGAAGCCTGGAACGCCATCAACCGCATAATGCTGGCCGAGTCGCTTGATTTGATTGGCTTGCACACTCATATCGGCACTTACATTATGTCGGCAAATGCCTATGCAGTTGCAGCAACAAAACTGGCTAACCTGTATATGGCAACACATCGCAAGTTCGATCACTGGCTAAAATATATCGATTTGGGCGGAGGATTTGCCTCGAAAAATACACTAAAAGGTGCTTATATGCCGGGATCGGAAACCTGTCCGTCGTTCGACGAATATGCCGAAGCCATTTCAAATGCGTTGATCTCCTCCGAAATCCCACACGAAAATCTTCCGGTGCTATTTCTGGAAACCGGGCGCGCTATGATCGACGATGCCGGTTATCTGCTGACCACTGTTTTGGCCAACAAACGATCAACCCAGGGTCGACGAACTATGGTAATCGATGCCGGAGTAAACCTGCTTTTTACCTCTTTCTGGTACAATCTGGGAGTCTATCCAACTCGACAGTTGTCTAACCACCTGGAAGAAAGTACCATTTACGGACCACTTTGTATGAACATCGATGTTATCCGCGATGCCATTAACTTCCCACAGGTAAAAACCGGTGAGAAGCTTGTTATCGAACGGGTTGGCGCCTACAACATGACACAATGGATGCAGTTCATCACTTACAGGCCAAATGTGGTGATGATCGATCTGGACGGGAAGATGCATATTGTACGTAAAAAGGAAACCTTAGAATCGCTTCAAAGCTTTGAACAAAATCCAAAAAGATAA
- a CDS encoding urea transporter: protein MIAFSSINRKEIVQSVLNSYSQVFFSTSNLLAVLLIIISFFDYGAGIGGLLAVMVANLLAWGLGYNKYLISSGLYGYNALLVGLGVGLFYQPSVEVYALIVIAAILTFFITIVFQGVLGKYGLPFLSIPFLFGIWIVALSGGDLTALNISERGIFTYNELYALGGQNFVDFYDFLEKHISNSFVRIYLHSLGAIFFQSHLLAGIVIAVGLLIYSRITFVLSILGFSVAFLFYQLVGIEFSSLSYTFIGFNYILTAIALGGYYLVPGRVSFGWIILMLPAVVLVTTSTQQIFILLKISAYSLPFNIVVLMFLYALKLREKRPRKLLETPVQLGKPEKNLYLYTGNLKRFPAAYPVSATLPFLGEWTVSQGHSGEYTHKAAWRHAWDFVITDRNGEQYKGSGDFHEDYFCFGKAVLAPFDGTVIEAVNHIEDNIIGDVNTKENWGNTVIIKHNDYLYAKLSHLKYHSVEVKAGDQVKKGQLLGRCGNSGRSPYPHLHFQFQVTPYIGSVTLDYPFGNFLLKENKGYVQKNFEFPKKENIVVNPAKNELLSKALHFIPGQRMNINVEVDSPKEKWLKMSGDFSWLVQTDVYNNTFIKCEKDNGLAYLHNNDELHYFTNFTGTKYSPLYWFFVALFKVPTGFLPNSRINDSIPINLMFSGVLKFLQDFVAPLYLFLNIDYQLVMKDAGDILSSGDLEMKAEISKKILGKTVNTYEIDIKISQENIIQVSVNFNEAKINITCQNELESR from the coding sequence ATGATTGCCTTTTCGTCCATAAACAGAAAAGAAATTGTTCAGTCGGTACTCAACAGCTACTCGCAGGTATTTTTCTCGACTTCAAACTTGCTGGCAGTGCTATTGATCATCATCAGCTTTTTTGATTACGGTGCCGGAATTGGAGGGCTTTTGGCAGTAATGGTTGCCAACCTGCTGGCCTGGGGGCTGGGCTATAACAAATACCTGATCAGTTCCGGGCTTTATGGATACAATGCTCTATTGGTCGGTCTTGGAGTTGGACTTTTCTATCAACCCTCAGTAGAAGTTTATGCGCTGATCGTTATTGCAGCAATTCTGACCTTTTTTATTACCATTGTTTTTCAGGGAGTACTCGGAAAATACGGATTGCCTTTTCTTAGTATTCCTTTTCTGTTTGGAATTTGGATAGTGGCCTTATCGGGAGGTGACCTGACGGCACTGAATATTAGTGAGCGTGGAATTTTTACCTACAACGAACTGTATGCTTTGGGCGGACAAAATTTTGTAGATTTTTACGACTTTCTGGAAAAACATATTTCTAATTCATTTGTCCGGATTTATTTACACTCGCTGGGAGCTATTTTCTTTCAAAGTCACTTGCTCGCTGGTATTGTCATTGCAGTTGGATTGCTGATTTATTCGCGAATAACTTTTGTGCTTTCCATTCTTGGCTTTTCGGTTGCCTTTCTCTTCTATCAGTTGGTTGGCATCGAATTCAGTTCGCTGAGCTACACCTTTATTGGCTTTAATTACATATTAACTGCCATTGCGTTGGGCGGCTATTATCTTGTTCCGGGACGCGTAAGTTTTGGATGGATTATTTTGATGCTTCCCGCAGTGGTTCTGGTAACTACGAGCACGCAACAAATATTTATTTTACTGAAAATATCGGCCTATTCGCTACCTTTTAATATTGTGGTTTTAATGTTTTTATATGCACTGAAGCTACGCGAAAAACGACCACGAAAATTACTTGAGACTCCGGTGCAGTTAGGCAAACCCGAAAAAAACCTTTATCTGTATACGGGCAACTTAAAACGATTTCCGGCTGCTTACCCGGTTTCGGCTACTTTACCGTTTTTAGGCGAGTGGACTGTCAGCCAGGGACACAGTGGCGAATACACACACAAAGCTGCCTGGCGCCATGCCTGGGATTTTGTGATCACCGATCGAAACGGAGAACAATATAAAGGTTCAGGCGATTTTCATGAAGACTATTTCTGTTTTGGGAAGGCCGTGCTGGCTCCTTTCGATGGGACCGTGATTGAAGCTGTTAACCACATTGAAGACAACATCATCGGCGATGTAAACACCAAGGAAAACTGGGGAAATACCGTAATCATTAAACACAACGATTACCTGTATGCCAAACTCAGTCACTTAAAATATCACTCGGTGGAAGTAAAAGCAGGCGACCAGGTAAAAAAGGGTCAATTGCTGGGCCGTTGTGGAAATTCAGGGCGATCGCCTTATCCGCATCTACATTTTCAATTTCAGGTTACGCCATATATCGGCTCGGTAACGCTCGATTATCCTTTTGGCAACTTTCTGTTGAAAGAAAACAAAGGATATGTACAGAAGAATTTCGAGTTCCCGAAGAAAGAAAATATAGTGGTCAATCCGGCGAAAAATGAGTTGCTTTCAAAAGCACTGCATTTTATTCCCGGACAGCGCATGAATATTAACGTTGAAGTTGATTCACCCAAAGAAAAATGGCTAAAAATGTCCGGCGATTTCTCGTGGCTGGTGCAGACTGATGTGTACAACAACACTTTTATTAAATGCGAAAAAGATAATGGTTTGGCTTACCTCCACAACAACGACGAACTGCATTATTTCACCAATTTTACGGGGACGAAATATTCGCCGCTTTATTGGTTTTTTGTGGCCCTGTTTAAAGTTCCAACAGGATTTCTGCCCAATAGCAGAATCAATGACTCCATCCCTATTAATCTTATGTTTTCAGGAGTATTAAAGTTCCTACAGGATTTTGTAGCGCCGCTTTATCTCTTCCTGAACATCGATTACCAACTTGTAATGAAAGATGCCGGCGATATTCTTTCGTCGGGAGATTTAGAGATGAAGGCAGAAATCAGCAAAAAGATTCTCGGCAAAACAGTAAACACCTACGAAATAGATATCAAAATTTCGCAGGAAAATATAATACAAGTTTCAGTGAATTTTAACGAAGCAAAGATCAACATAACATGTCAAAACGAATTGGAATCGCGATAA
- a CDS encoding tetratricopeptide repeat protein — translation MEILRNKLFAFLLFAATATNVFAQANQEALETAFKKSYEFENKGDFSAAMDPLKKIFDESSYEINLRLGWLNYNAGLFDESIIFYANAQKLKPYAEEPRFGVILPLAALGRWNEVIDLYNKILEISPNNTVAMYRLGLVYYGRKDYKKAYPLFKKVVDLYPFGYDGLLMLGWTSYFLGNYNQAKVLFNKVKLYSPNDASANEGLMLIK, via the coding sequence ATGGAAATTTTAAGAAATAAATTATTTGCCTTTTTGCTTTTTGCGGCAACGGCAACTAACGTTTTTGCACAGGCAAATCAGGAAGCTCTGGAAACCGCTTTCAAAAAAAGTTATGAATTTGAAAACAAGGGCGATTTTTCTGCTGCAATGGATCCTTTAAAAAAAATATTCGATGAGTCGTCGTATGAGATTAACCTGCGTTTGGGTTGGCTCAACTACAACGCCGGGCTTTTTGACGAATCGATTATTTTTTATGCCAACGCACAAAAACTGAAACCCTATGCAGAAGAGCCACGTTTTGGAGTGATCCTTCCGCTGGCTGCGCTGGGGAGATGGAATGAGGTTATCGATCTTTACAATAAAATACTGGAGATTAGTCCAAATAATACAGTAGCCATGTATCGACTAGGTTTGGTTTACTACGGAAGAAAAGATTACAAAAAGGCTTATCCTCTGTTTAAAAAGGTGGTCGACCTCTATCCATTTGGCTACGACGGATTATTGATGCTGGGCTGGACCTCTTATTTCCTTGGAAACTACAACCAGGCAAAAGTACTGTTCAACAAAGTTAAACTATACAGTCCCAACGATGCTTCGGCAAACGAGGGTTTAATGCTAATCAAGTAA
- a CDS encoding DUF2202 domain-containing protein, with protein sequence MKTIRVFGLVAVMAMLFNACSESATDVADEEIMASEEVKSSEITALLGDSCNFSVVLNDEEIEGLLLMREEEKFAHDVYVTLYATHGLPVFNNISKSETAHTSAILYLINGFGLEDPYIEGVGNYTNETFKSLFAQLTGQGNGSVAEALKVGAFIEEYDIADLAELIESTENETLKRVYGNLLRGSTFHLRAFSAVLNGMGESYTPTVISQEEYGEILSGNSDDDNSDNSSTFVPGTGVCDGIGPNF encoded by the coding sequence ATGAAAACAATCAGAGTATTTGGATTAGTGGCAGTAATGGCAATGCTTTTTAATGCCTGTTCAGAGTCGGCAACCGATGTGGCAGATGAAGAAATTATGGCCAGCGAAGAAGTAAAAAGTTCAGAAATAACAGCTTTGTTGGGCGACAGCTGTAATTTCTCAGTGGTCTTAAACGATGAAGAAATTGAAGGACTATTGCTGATGCGCGAAGAGGAGAAGTTTGCGCACGATGTTTATGTAACGCTCTATGCAACTCATGGTCTTCCGGTATTTAATAATATCTCGAAAAGCGAAACAGCACATACATCAGCGATTTTGTACTTAATTAATGGTTTCGGACTGGAGGATCCTTACATAGAAGGTGTAGGAAATTATACGAACGAAACATTTAAATCGCTTTTTGCACAACTAACCGGCCAGGGAAATGGAAGCGTGGCAGAGGCACTGAAAGTCGGTGCGTTTATCGAAGAATACGATATTGCCGATTTGGCGGAATTAATTGAATCAACAGAAAATGAAACGCTAAAGCGGGTTTATGGTAACCTGTTGCGTGGATCTACATTTCACCTGAGAGCTTTTTCCGCTGTTTTAAACGGAATGGGCGAGAGCTATACACCAACAGTTATCTCGCAGGAAGAATATGGAGAAATTCTAAGTGGTAATTCGGACGACGACAATAGCGACAACAGCAGCACATTTGTTCCCGGAACCGGTGTTTGCGACGGAATCGGGCCTAATTTCTGA
- a CDS encoding ATP-grasp domain-containing protein, which produces MNKQKITLAVTGLNNTDNPGPGVPFIRGIKESEEFDARIIGLVYENLEPGIYMEDLCDRIFQIPYPSSGSDELIERIENIHHHEHIDVLIPNLDAELFSFMKNEAGLLNIGIHTFLPNLKQFQEREKDKLQEFGRKYGIKVPGSINMSTLGQINDIEDKYDYPVMIKGQFYDAYVADNEEQVKQAFHKIASKWGFPVIAQEFVKGTEVNVIALGDGKGNTIAAVPMRKQYITDKGKAWGGITLADEKMMELTRSIISKTKWKGGMELELIKTNGGEYYLIEINPRIPAWVYLAVGAGQNIPEALVKLALGIEVQPMTEYKIGKMFVRYSYDAIVDLEKFAAISMNKEI; this is translated from the coding sequence ATGAACAAACAGAAAATCACACTCGCGGTAACAGGGTTGAACAATACCGACAATCCGGGACCCGGTGTACCATTTATTCGTGGTATCAAGGAATCGGAAGAATTTGATGCCCGCATAATCGGTCTGGTATACGAAAATCTGGAACCGGGAATTTACATGGAAGATTTGTGCGATCGTATTTTCCAAATCCCTTATCCCTCATCCGGTTCAGATGAATTGATTGAGCGAATTGAAAATATTCATCATCATGAACACATCGACGTTTTGATACCAAACCTGGATGCCGAGCTTTTTTCGTTTATGAAAAATGAAGCCGGTTTGCTCAATATCGGCATACACACTTTTTTGCCCAACCTGAAACAATTTCAGGAACGCGAAAAAGACAAACTACAGGAGTTTGGCAGGAAATACGGGATTAAGGTGCCGGGAAGTATCAACATGAGTACATTGGGGCAGATCAACGATATAGAAGACAAATATGATTACCCGGTGATGATAAAAGGCCAGTTCTACGACGCTTATGTAGCCGACAATGAAGAACAGGTAAAACAGGCTTTTCATAAGATCGCGTCGAAATGGGGATTTCCGGTAATTGCACAGGAATTCGTAAAAGGAACTGAGGTAAATGTAATTGCGCTGGGCGACGGAAAAGGAAATACCATTGCCGCCGTCCCCATGCGAAAACAGTACATCACCGATAAAGGGAAAGCCTGGGGAGGCATAACGCTTGCCGACGAAAAAATGATGGAACTTACCCGCTCCATTATCTCAAAAACAAAATGGAAAGGCGGGATGGAGCTCGAGTTAATTAAAACCAACGGAGGAGAATATTACCTCATCGAGATCAATCCTCGAATCCCCGCATGGGTTTACCTGGCCGTTGGTGCCGGGCAAAACATTCCCGAGGCGCTTGTAAAATTGGCACTCGGAATAGAAGTACAGCCCATGACAGAATATAAAATCGGGAAAATGTTTGTCCGCTACTCATACGATGCCATTGTCGACCTTGAGAAATTTGCGGCCATTTCTATGAATAAGGAAATATAA
- the asnS gene encoding asparagine--tRNA ligase: protein MARLKIKEILKNGETGSEVVAKGWVRTKRGSKNVNFIALNDGSTIHNLQVVVDVESFDEALLRDITTGAAIAVTGELVESAGSGQNVELNAKSIDLLGKADPEKYPIQPKKHSLEFLRENAHLRFRTNTFSAVFRIRHAMAFAIHKYFNEKGFNYLHTPIVTASDAEGAGQMFRVSTLDAKNPPLTEDGEVDYSQDFFGKATNLTVSGQLEGELGALALGEIYTFGPTFRAENSNTTRHLAEFWMIEPEMAFYDLKDNMDLAEEFLKYCIQYALDNCMDDLKFLADRLKQEEKNKPQDQRSMDLIEKLEFVLKSDFVRLPYTEAINVLKNSKPYKKKKFQFPVDWGVDLQSEHERYLVEKHFKCPVILTDYPKDIKAFYMKQNDDGKTVGAMDVLFPGIGEIIGGSQREEDLEKLTTRMEEMDIPADEMWWYLDTRRFGSVVHSGFGLGFERLMLFVTGMGNIRDVIAFPRAPKNAEF, encoded by the coding sequence ATGGCACGTTTAAAAATCAAAGAGATTCTGAAGAATGGAGAAACTGGCAGCGAAGTAGTTGCCAAAGGTTGGGTAAGGACAAAGCGCGGAAGTAAAAATGTAAACTTTATTGCGCTGAATGACGGATCTACCATTCATAATCTTCAGGTGGTGGTTGATGTTGAAAGTTTCGACGAAGCACTATTACGCGATATAACAACCGGAGCTGCCATTGCAGTTACCGGCGAATTGGTAGAATCGGCCGGAAGTGGTCAGAATGTTGAGCTGAACGCAAAATCAATTGATTTGCTCGGGAAAGCTGATCCGGAAAAATATCCGATCCAGCCGAAGAAACATTCGTTGGAGTTCTTGCGCGAAAATGCGCACCTGCGTTTCCGTACAAATACCTTTAGTGCAGTTTTTCGTATCCGACACGCTATGGCATTTGCCATTCATAAATATTTTAACGAAAAAGGATTTAACTATCTGCACACTCCAATTGTAACGGCCAGTGATGCCGAGGGAGCCGGACAGATGTTCCGCGTTTCAACATTGGATGCAAAAAATCCACCACTAACCGAAGATGGCGAGGTTGATTACAGCCAGGACTTTTTCGGAAAAGCTACCAACTTAACGGTTTCCGGGCAGTTGGAAGGTGAGTTGGGTGCATTAGCGCTTGGCGAAATTTATACTTTCGGCCCAACATTCCGTGCCGAGAACTCGAATACAACACGTCACTTGGCAGAGTTCTGGATGATTGAACCAGAAATGGCTTTTTATGATCTGAAAGACAATATGGATCTGGCCGAAGAATTCCTGAAATACTGTATTCAGTATGCTTTGGATAACTGTATGGATGATCTGAAGTTTTTAGCAGATCGTTTGAAGCAGGAAGAGAAGAATAAACCACAGGATCAACGATCGATGGATTTGATTGAAAAGCTGGAGTTTGTTCTGAAAAGCGATTTTGTGCGTTTGCCATACACCGAGGCAATCAATGTACTTAAAAACTCGAAACCTTATAAAAAGAAAAAATTCCAGTTTCCGGTTGACTGGGGCGTTGACCTGCAAAGTGAGCACGAACGCTACCTGGTAGAGAAGCACTTTAAGTGTCCGGTAATTCTGACTGATTACCCAAAAGATATTAAAGCGTTCTATATGAAACAGAACGACGACGGTAAAACAGTTGGTGCAATGGACGTTCTGTTCCCGGGCATTGGCGAAATTATCGGTGGTTCACAGCGAGAGGAGGATCTTGAAAAACTTACAACCCGAATGGAAGAGATGGATATTCCGGCTGATGAAATGTGGTGGTATTTGGATACCCGCCGTTTTGGTTCGGTAGTACACAGTGGCTTTGGCCTTGGCTTCGAGCGTCTTATGCTTTTTGTTACCGGAATGGGGAACATCCGCGATGTAATTGCCTTTCCGCGTGCACCTAAAAATGCCGAATTTTGA
- a CDS encoding PqqD family protein produces MKITEEIKVSDNGFVFNSRTGDSFNLNPFGLELLKYIEADNDFDQIKTEILEKYDIDDLSFEKDFYEFCALLKHHQIISQDNPLDFK; encoded by the coding sequence ATGAAAATTACAGAAGAAATTAAGGTCAGTGATAATGGCTTTGTATTTAATTCGAGAACCGGCGATTCTTTTAATCTTAATCCATTTGGCCTCGAACTCTTGAAATATATTGAAGCCGACAACGATTTCGATCAGATTAAAACAGAAATTCTGGAAAAGTACGACATCGACGATCTTTCATTTGAAAAGGATTTTTACGAATTCTGCGCTCTACTGAAGCATCATCAAATCATTTCACAAGACAATCCACTCGATTTTAAATAA
- a CDS encoding periplasmic heavy metal sensor: MTTKNTYRILIWVVVILAATNLSMGISFWYHKQQDKKAAEKQQHQVHMPSEQRTRFFREQLDLQPDQVESFRELNRNYNRSARRISEQLALLRIEMVEEMGKAEADTTKLHSISSEIGEKHKTLKDLTVDYYLGMKAVCDENQQEKLKEVFLSMTKSKEDISLPQRGGRRYGRQNRE; the protein is encoded by the coding sequence ATGACAACAAAAAATACATATCGCATATTAATTTGGGTAGTTGTAATTCTGGCAGCCACAAACCTGTCGATGGGAATTTCGTTTTGGTACCACAAACAACAGGATAAAAAAGCTGCAGAAAAACAACAGCATCAGGTTCATATGCCTTCGGAACAACGGACGCGTTTTTTTCGCGAGCAGTTGGACTTGCAACCCGATCAGGTAGAGTCGTTTAGGGAGCTGAATAGAAACTATAACCGGAGTGCACGCCGGATATCAGAGCAGCTTGCTTTACTTCGAATTGAAATGGTGGAGGAAATGGGAAAAGCCGAGGCCGACACCACAAAACTTCATTCGATTTCAAGCGAAATAGGAGAAAAGCACAAAACCTTAAAGGATTTAACTGTAGATTATTATCTCGGTATGAAAGCTGTTTGTGACGAGAATCAACAGGAAAAACTAAAAGAGGTTTTTCTATCGATGACAAAATCTAAAGAAGACATTTCGTTGCCTCAACGTGGCGGTCGACGCTACGGGCGACAAAACAGAGAGTAA
- a CDS encoding DUF2202 domain-containing protein — MKTLKFNSALMLLTLFIGLNYSFANPLTENEKAGLQLMREEEKLAHDVYTVLFEKWQLRPFSNIARSESRHFEAIGFLLESYDLEDPAYEEPGKFRNKELAEIYDSLVAKGSESLVAALEVGAFIEEVDIKDLQELLEEKPEAQIATVYENLLWGSENHIRAFTRNLSFRDKEYTPKVISPETYFEIVEIKQQPGCNGNQMRQRVCGARNKGGANCRNR, encoded by the coding sequence ATGAAGACATTAAAGTTTAATTCAGCACTAATGTTGCTTACGCTTTTTATAGGCCTTAACTATTCATTTGCAAATCCTTTAACCGAAAACGAAAAGGCAGGATTACAGTTAATGCGAGAGGAAGAAAAGCTTGCACACGATGTTTACACAGTACTTTTCGAGAAATGGCAATTAAGGCCGTTCAGTAATATCGCCCGCAGCGAATCCCGTCATTTCGAGGCAATAGGTTTTCTGCTGGAATCTTATGACCTGGAAGATCCGGCTTATGAAGAACCCGGAAAATTCAGAAATAAAGAATTAGCAGAGATTTATGATTCTCTGGTTGCAAAAGGATCAGAGTCGTTGGTGGCAGCACTCGAGGTTGGTGCTTTTATCGAAGAAGTGGATATTAAAGATCTGCAGGAGTTACTTGAAGAAAAACCTGAAGCCCAAATTGCAACAGTTTACGAAAACCTGCTGTGGGGTTCGGAAAACCATATCCGTGCATTTACCCGAAACTTATCGTTTCGCGATAAAGAGTATACGCCTAAAGTTATATCGCCTGAAACTTACTTTGAGATTGTTGAGATTAAGCAACAACCCGGTTGCAACGGAAACCAAATGAGACAAAGAGTTTGTGGCGCGCGTAACAAAGGCGGTGCCAATTGCAGAAATAGGTAA